Genomic window (Desulforapulum autotrophicum HRM2):
GGCGGGAAATACCCTTTTGAGCTACGCCATGAAAGCAAAGAAAGAGGATCTGGCGTTACAGGCCATCACCTCGGGTATTCCCCTGGACACACAGGTTACCTATAAAATTTTTAAAGGAAAACCGGTTGTTTATGAATACGATATTAAAAAAGGGTGTTGAAATCGACACCTCAATTTTCGATATAAATGTTATTATTTCAAATATTTATATTGAAAAAAACCTCTGTTTAAGAGTATAGTTTTCGACAACATCACTCATCGAAACAACACAAAAAAACAGAGGTCTTATGCACACAAAAAATATCAGGGCTTTGGTCAAAAAGCAATTGAAATATAATCATCCTCACTGGAAGAATATGAAAAGGAAAGCGAAAAAAAGGCTGATCAAACAAGTGATGGATGAAGTAATAAATGGCTATGATTTTTCTCAAACGGTGACCCTTCCCATAGAAGAACTTACAGGCATTGAAGGTCAAACGCCCACAAAAGGAATCAAAACTATTGAGGAAATGGCTAAATATGTCAGCAACTTCCACAACGATAAACTTTTTGATTTCGATAAAAAAAGAAAGCCGTTTCCGGAGATAATTGATAAAGAACTGAAATTTATTGATGACCTTTTTGATGATGCAATTATCAACAGTCTTATAGCGCCTGAAGGTTATTCTCCTTGCCATAGGTATGTTCAGCCATATCAGCTTTTTCGTATGGAAATTTTGAAGGTTATAAAATATCCCGAAATCAGTTACAGGAAGTTTTGTACCGACGAGTATTTTGGCAGAGAAAGAAAACAAAACAGAAGATTTGTGAGATTGCCTTTAAACACAAAAGAGCAGATTCATCATACAGAGTTGAGCCACTTCAGGAGCCGTTTATCTTTTACAAATTTGATGAATATCCTTGTTTATATCCTTCACCATTTATATCAATCTGGTTGTTTGGCAAATTCAGTCATACATGCGATTGATTCTACTGAGCTTCCCTCGGAAATCAATTATCCACTGTGTACAGTTGAGGTTGAGGGAAAGAAAATACGCATTTATTCGGATATAGACGCTGATTGCGGCAGGCGAAGAAAGAAACGAGATAAATCACAGTACGTTATTGGTTACCGCATGCATACGCTTTCTGCAATCAATCCTTTAACCGGTCACTGTTTTCCATTGGTTTCTCTTATCGGAGCAGCCAATCATCATGATAGCCTGTTTTTAACGCCAGTGATTAAACTTGCCCAGGCATTGGGCATTGATATGAAGTTGATCACAGCTGACCAAGCCTACCACGATAGTAATGGGTCTGTTCTTGAGAAGACCGGGGTTTATGTCGTAGCACCCCCGTCTGAAAAGGCAAAATTGCCTGACAATGTTTTGGATTTTCCAG
Coding sequences:
- a CDS encoding transposase translates to MKRKAKKRLIKQVMDEVINGYDFSQTVTLPIEELTGIEGQTPTKGIKTIEEMAKYVSNFHNDKLFDFDKKRKPFPEIIDKELKFIDDLFDDAIINSLIAPEGYSPCHRYVQPYQLFRMEILKVIKYPEISYRKFCTDEYFGRERKQNRRFVRLPLNTKEQIHHTELSHFRSRLSFTNLMNILVYILHHLYQSGCLANSVIHAIDSTELPSEINYPLCTVEVEGKKIRIYSDIDADCGRRRKKRDKSQYVIGYRMHTLSAINPLTGHCFPLVSLIGAANHHDSLFLTPVIKLAQALGIDMKLITADQAYHDSNGSVLEKTGVYVVAPPSEKAKLPDNVLDFPVRVTCNDFCDIPMKIMGCSGNGHEFGCTAAPGECIYESNCPKYRTIAFDNGCFQPIPTFHEEAQRAIDIRKNCERPFNLIKKREGLEQTRVRSQHGVVARSTFTTIATLLIEMADTRRKRCKKQDGQLDLFKVAG